In one Spirosoma rigui genomic region, the following are encoded:
- a CDS encoding tetratricopeptide repeat protein, giving the protein MKRLVVLVCCILFSISACDSSEKYLEQGRSYLKEGKFREAVQVLNQAVEADDDNVEAFNSRGVAYFELKDYANAALDYDQAIKLDPDFYRPYYNRGLLKVAQNDLNGALKDYSDAIRLAPDTSKSITAEIYLNRGQLFAAQDQLQPALTDFSKAVSLDPKNALALYNRGNLRFQQKQLAEATTDFQQAVQADPQFGKAFYGLGLAQLLQNQRESGCLSLKQARNLGYADAANAIAEYCE; this is encoded by the coding sequence ATGAAGCGTTTAGTAGTACTAGTCTGTTGTATTTTGTTCAGTATCAGCGCCTGCGACTCCTCCGAAAAATACCTCGAACAGGGGCGATCTTATTTAAAAGAAGGCAAATTCAGGGAAGCCGTGCAGGTGTTGAATCAGGCCGTTGAGGCCGACGATGATAATGTTGAAGCGTTTAACTCGCGGGGGGTTGCCTATTTCGAACTGAAGGATTACGCCAATGCCGCCCTGGATTATGATCAGGCCATTAAGCTGGACCCTGATTTCTACCGGCCGTACTATAACCGGGGGCTGCTGAAAGTTGCCCAGAACGACCTGAATGGTGCGCTGAAAGATTATTCCGATGCTATCCGGCTCGCGCCCGACACCAGTAAAAGTATCACGGCGGAGATTTACCTGAACCGGGGTCAGCTGTTTGCCGCCCAGGATCAGCTTCAGCCCGCACTGACGGATTTTTCGAAGGCTGTTTCGCTAGATCCAAAGAATGCCCTGGCGCTCTATAACCGGGGAAATTTGCGATTTCAGCAGAAACAGCTGGCCGAAGCAACTACCGATTTTCAGCAAGCCGTTCAGGCCGACCCGCAGTTCGGGAAGGCTTTCTACGGTCTGGGTCTTGCGCAGCTTTTGCAGAACCAGCGCGAAAGCGGGTGTTTGAGTTTGAAACAGGCGCGCAACCTGGGCTACGCCGATGCTGCTAACGCCATCGCCGAGTACTGCGAGTGA
- a CDS encoding transmembrane 220 family protein: MKKTLSLIFGLLFMLFAAFQYNDPDPEIWIPIYGVAAIACLMAYVGMARWWFLVAMAVLYLVAAVYQWPPVFEGFLFSEVGMRSMNIEMAREAGGLGICAAVMIVLAVLSRQPHSIRR; encoded by the coding sequence ATGAAAAAGACACTGTCTCTGATTTTTGGCCTGTTGTTCATGTTGTTTGCTGCTTTTCAGTACAACGACCCGGACCCGGAAATCTGGATTCCTATCTACGGCGTGGCCGCTATTGCCTGTCTGATGGCTTATGTGGGCATGGCCCGCTGGTGGTTTCTGGTGGCAATGGCTGTTTTATACCTTGTGGCGGCTGTGTATCAGTGGCCACCCGTTTTTGAAGGGTTTTTGTTTAGCGAAGTGGGCATGCGGAGTATGAACATCGAGATGGCCCGCGAAGCCGGCGGGCTGGGTATCTGTGCCGCCGTTATGATTGTACTAGCGGTGTTGTCTCGTCAACCTCATTCCATTCGTCGATGA
- the galK gene encoding galactokinase, whose amino-acid sequence MELLTQLTASYQDAFHATPVSVCSPGRVNLIGEHTDYNEGFVLPAAIDKAIYLAAGLRSDDAIHLIAHDLGETYVGSISDLSPTHTWADYVLGVVAQLRLAGHKLSGFNCVFGGTIPIGAGLSSSAALENGVGFALNELCGLGIDRLNLLKMSQRAENDFVGAKVGIMDMFASMMGRAEHVIKLDCRSLEYTYAPFRMDGVRIVLCDSQVKHSLVVSEYNTRRAECESGVRFLKVFYPEINSLRDVTMDMLDRHLRETQPLIYRRCAYVVQENQRLLDGVAALEANDLATFGQLMYGSHEGLSNWYQVSCPELDTLVDIARRQPGVLGARMMGGGFGGCTINLVREDGLDAFKTQLTKHYKAATGKDTSIHVCKIENGTHLIHPTIS is encoded by the coding sequence ATGGAATTGCTCACACAACTGACGGCATCTTACCAGGATGCCTTCCACGCTACTCCCGTATCCGTTTGCTCTCCCGGTCGCGTCAACCTCATTGGCGAACATACCGACTACAACGAAGGCTTTGTGCTGCCGGCTGCTATCGACAAAGCCATTTACCTGGCGGCTGGCTTGCGGTCTGACGATGCCATTCACCTCATTGCGCATGACCTCGGCGAGACCTACGTTGGTTCGATCAGCGATCTTAGCCCCACGCACACCTGGGCCGATTACGTCCTGGGCGTTGTGGCACAGCTTCGGTTGGCGGGTCACAAGCTGAGTGGCTTCAACTGCGTTTTTGGCGGCACCATTCCCATTGGGGCTGGCCTGTCGTCGTCGGCAGCGCTCGAGAACGGCGTTGGCTTTGCCCTCAACGAACTGTGTGGCCTGGGCATTGACCGGCTAAACCTCCTGAAAATGTCACAACGGGCCGAAAACGACTTCGTGGGGGCTAAAGTGGGCATCATGGATATGTTCGCGAGTATGATGGGACGGGCCGAACACGTTATTAAGCTCGACTGCCGCTCGCTCGAATATACCTACGCGCCTTTCCGCATGGACGGTGTCCGTATTGTCTTGTGCGACAGCCAGGTCAAACATTCACTCGTGGTATCGGAGTACAACACACGCCGGGCCGAGTGCGAATCGGGCGTTCGGTTTTTGAAAGTATTCTACCCCGAAATCAACAGCCTGCGCGATGTCACGATGGACATGCTGGACCGGCACCTGCGCGAAACCCAGCCTCTTATCTACCGCCGGTGTGCTTACGTAGTGCAGGAAAACCAGCGCCTGCTCGACGGTGTTGCTGCCCTCGAAGCCAATGACCTGGCTACCTTTGGACAGCTTATGTACGGATCGCACGAAGGGCTCAGCAACTGGTACCAAGTAAGCTGCCCTGAACTCGATACGCTGGTCGATATTGCCCGTCGGCAGCCGGGGGTACTGGGTGCCCGCATGATGGGGGGCGGCTTCGGCGGCTGCACCATCAACCTCGTTCGGGAAGACGGACTCGACGCTTTCAAAACTCAGCTTACGAAGCACTACAAAGCAGCTACCGGTAAGGATACATCCATCCACGTCTGCAAAATTGAAAATGGTACACACCTGATTCATCCGACAATTAGCTAG